The Bombus fervidus isolate BK054 chromosome 3, iyBomFerv1, whole genome shotgun sequence genome includes a window with the following:
- the LOC139985762 gene encoding dehydrogenase/reductase SDR family protein 7-like, which yields MREETLKGWHLIWWLFTLLGFPITIPWLIYHFFDIMQRKRRKSMLSGKVVIITGASSGLGEALAHVFYDCGCKLILISRRKEELQRVKNDLLNIHVTIPTHPPVIVPLDLTNINSLQTEVSKMIDIHGKIDILINNAGISYRGEVVNTNMDVDIKVMLTNYFAQIALTKAVLPYMIQQKSGHIICVSSIQGKISIPYRSAYAASKYALQAWCDCCRAEMYDQNIKVTTVSPGYVKTSLSQNALTGNGQIYGVMDKNTQEGYSPEYVADCILKAVLKEEKDVFIAPFIPKCAVYLRTLCPSLYFWIMQKRAKKAKES from the exons atGAGAGAAGAAACATTAAAAGGTTGGCATCTTATATGGTGGTTATTTACTTTGCTTGGATTTCCAATTACTATCCCATGGTTGATATATCATTTCTTTGATATAATGcaacgaaaaagaagaaaaagtatgTTAAGTGGGAAG GTTGTGATAATAACTGGAGCCAGTTCTGGATTAGGAGAGGCATTAGCGCATGTTTTCTATGACTGTGGCTGTAaacttattttaatttctagaaGAAAGGAGGAATTGCAAAGAGTGAAAAATGACTTACTGAATATTCATGTT ACAATACCAACTCATCCTCCAGTAATTGTACCATTAGATCTAACTAATATCAATTCTCTACAAACTGAAGTTTCAAAAATGATAGATATCCATGGAAAGATTGATATTTTGATTAACAATGCTGGCATTTCTTACAGAGGTGAAGTTGTTAATACAAATATGGATGTAGATATAAAAGTAATgcttacaaattattttgctCAAATTGCTTTGACAAAAG CTGTCCTCCCATATATGATTCAGCAAAAGTCAGGTCACATAATATGTGTTAGTAGCATACAGGGAAAAATTTCGATACCATACAG GTCTGCATATGCAGCTTCTAAATATGCATTACAAGCCTGGTGCGATTGTTGTAGAGCAGAAATGTATGaccaaaatataaaagttacaacTGTTAGTCCTGGTTATGTAAAAACCTCTCTTTCACAGAATGCATTAACAGGAAATGGGCAAATTTATGGAG TAATGGATAAAAACACACAAGAGGGATATTCTCCAGAATATGTAGCAGATTGTATTTTAAAAGCAgtattgaaagaagaaaaagatgtgTTTATTGCACCATTTATTCCAAAATGTGCAGTATATTTACGCACTTTATGTCCATCATTGTATTTCTGGATAATGCAAAAACGAGCTAAAAAGGCAAAAGAATCATAA
- the Pmi gene encoding transmembrane protein Pmi has product MVDEAGDRDDSSNVAIIKEVYDNENAHETFEYELERALESECSLIVIEPSKLGDETSRWIAVGNCLHKTAALSGLAAITTGLIWGDQPYICGPLGFISVISCGLYTVSWQFDPCCQYQVETDTSKLPHVELLAVLGPSSPTFLVRKDDTRRRILHTTITLVALSISAWRVYQAFK; this is encoded by the exons ATGGTAGATGAAGCTGGTGACAG GGATGATTCCTCAAATGTTGCCATCATCAAAGAGGTATACGATAACGAAAATGCACATGAGACATTTGAATATGAACTAGAAAGAGCATTAGAATCTGAATGCAGTTTAATCGTTATTGAGCCATCTAAATTAGGTGATGAAACCTCCAGATGGATAGCAGTAGGAAATTGTCTTCATAAGACTGCAGCATTGTCTGGTCTTGCTGCCATAACTACAG GTTTGATTTGGGGTGACCAGCCCTATATTTGTGGCCCATTAGGTTTTATATCTGTAATATCCTGTGGACTTTATACTGTTTCTTGGCAGTTTGATCCCTGCTGCCAATATCAAGTAGAGACTGACACAAGCAAACTACcacatgtagaattgttggcAGTTCTAGGACCATCGTCTCCAACATTTCTCGTAAGAAAAGATGATACCAGAAGAAGAATTCTTCATACGACTATTACACTGGTAGCTCTCAGCATCAGTGCTTGGAGAGTTTATCAGGcatttaaatga